The nucleotide window GAATTGACGTGCCCCTCACCACCCATGCCGAGCAGGTGGAGATCGAAGTCCGGGGCCACACCGTCACTCGACCGGCCGGCGAGGATCGCGGCATAATCGGCTGCCGCCGCCTCGATGTCGTCACCGAGCGGACCGTCCGACGGCGCCATCGGGAACACCCGTGACGGGTCGACGGGAACCTTGTCGAGCAGCGCCTCACGTGCCTGACCCGAGTTGCGCTCCGGGTCGTCGGCGGGGACGAATCGGTCGTCGCCCCAGTAGATGTCGACCTTCGACCAGTCGATGGTGCCGCTGTCCGCGGCGAGCGCCGAGAGGAGTCCGATCCCGTTGCTGCCGCCCGTCAGCACCACGCTGGCGACACCGCGTTCGGCCTGGGCGCGGGTGACGAGGTCCACGAAACGGGTGGCGGCGGTCTCGACCAGTTCCTGCTTGGAGTCGAAGACGAGGGTCTCGGTGGTCATCGGGCGGCAACTCCTTCGGCGTCGTCTGCGAACTCGACCTCGGGCACTCCCTTGAGTGCTTCGACGTACACCTCGTCGGTGTCGAGTCGTCGTAACTCCTCGGCGATACAGGCGGGCAGTTCGCGTCGGCCCATCGCGACGCGCCCATCGGGTTTACCCGGCATCGAGAGCACCGCGTTGTTCTCTTCGTCCACCGCGAGGATGGTCGGGCCGTCGTCGCGGAACAGGCGGATCTCGAAACTCCCACGCCGGCGCCGGGTCGGCACGCGCAGGGTGGATCGTAGCCACCCGGCGAGTAGATCGACCGATGGCGAGTTCTGCGCTCCCGTCACCTGGACCTCGGTGACCGGGGTGTGCGGCGGACGATCGAATGCGGAGGCGAGGATCGCGCGCCAGTGCGTGACGTGGGTCCAGGCGAGGTCGGTGTCGCCGGGGGAGTAGGTCTCGAGGCGCTGCGCGAGCACCGCGAGCGAGTCGTCGGCCTTGCTCGCGTCGACGATGCGCCGATGTCCGAGCCTGCCGAGTGGATCGTCGGCGGGACGCACCGGGCCCTTGCCCGGCCACCAGGTGACGACCGGGGTGTCGGGCAGGAGGAACGGAGTCACGACACTGTGGGGATGGTCGGCCAGTTCGCCCTGCAGCGACAGCACCACCACCTCCGAGGCGCCGGCGTCGCCGCCCACGCGGATCTGCGCGTCGAGCCGTGAGTCACCCTCGCGCACACCCCGGTACACGACGATGACGCGGCTGGGATGCTCGCGACTGGCGCCGACCGCCGCCTCGATGGCCCCTTCCATCGGTTCGCCCAGTTCGACGCACACGACGAGAGTGAGGACGCGTCCGAGACTGAGCGCACCACCCGCGGCACGCACCTCGATGATCTTCTTCGCGACCTTTCCGGTCGACGTGTCGGGCAGTTCGACGATCATCGGGTGGCCTCCTGAACGGAACGGTCGGTGAGGACGTGCGGGCTTCTCGTCACGGCCGGCGCCACGCGCGACCGGTGCGGGCCATCATCTCCTCGGCCGACGGCGGACCCCACGTGCCGGACTCGTAGGTGTCGGGGGAGCCCGACGCAGCCCAGTGTTCGAGCACCGGATCGAGGATGCGCCACGACAACTCGACTTCCTCGTTGACGGGGAACAGCGAGGGCTCACCCAGCAGGACGTCGAGGATCAACCGCTCGTAGGCCTCCGGCGAGGCCTCGGTGAAGGCGGTGCCGTAGCTGAAGTCCATGTTGACGTCCCGGACCTCCATGCTCGACCCGGGGACCTTCGAGCCGAAGCGCAGGGTGATGCCCTCGTCCGGCTGGACCCGGATGACGAGCGCGTTCTGGCTGAGCTCCTCGGTCATCGTCTGATCGAAGGGCAGGTGTGGTGCGCGTTTGAACACGAGCGCGATCTCGGTGACCCGTCGGCCCAGACGCTTACCGGTACGGAGGTAGAACGGCACACCGGCCCAGCGTCGGGAGTCGACCTCGAGTGCGATCGCGGCGAAGGTCTCGGTCGTCGAGTCCTTCGCGAAGCCGTCTTCGTCTTTGAGGCCCGGGACCTTCTCGCTGCCCTGCCAACCGGGTCCGTACTGACCGCGGGCGGTGTTCTCGTCGATCGGCAGGACGTTGCGGGTCGCGGCGAGGACCTTGATCTTCTCGGCCTGTAATTGCTTGGGCTCGAAGGAGATCGGCTCCTCCATCGCGACCAGGGCCATGAGCTGCATGAGGTGGTTCTGGATGACGTCGCGCGCCGCGCCGATGCCGTCGTAGTAACCCGCCCGACCGCCGAGACCGATGTCCTCGGCCATGGTGATCTGGACGTGGTCGACGTAGTGCGAACTCCAGAGCGGGTCGAAGAGCTGATTGGCGAACCGCAGGGCCAGGATGTTCTGGACGGTTTCCTTGCCGAGGTAGTGGTCGATGCGGAACACCGACGACTCCGGGAAGACGTTGTTGACGATCGCGTTCAGCTCGCGGGCGGACTCGAGGTCGTGACCGAACGGCTTCTCGATCACCACCCGGCGCCAGCTGTCGCCCGTCGGGGCGGCGAGTCCGCTGCGTTCGAGCTGCTCGCAGACCGTGGGGAACGCCTTCGGTGGGATCGACAGGTAGAAGGCGTGATTGCCGTCGGTCCCGCGTTCGACGTCGAGCGACTTGAGGGTGTCGCGCAGCCGGTCGAAGGCGGCGTCGTCGTCGAAGGCGCCCTGCACGAAGCGGAATCCCTCGGCGAGGCGTTCCCACACCTCTTCGCGGAATCCGGTCCGTGCGTGCTCGCGGACGGCGTCGTGAACGATGGCGCCGAAGTCCTCGTCGGTCCAGTCGCGACGGGCGAACCCGACGAGAGCGAACGAGGGTGGCAGGAGGCCGCGGTTGGCCAGGTCGTAGACCGCCGGCATCAATTTCTTGCGTGCCAGGTCACCGGTGACCCCGAAGATGACCAGGCTGCATGGTCCCGCGATGCGTGGCAGCCGTTTGTCCTGTGGGTCACGGAGCGGATTGGTCCACGAACCGGACCCGACCGACTGCTCGCCTCCGGCCACCTGCGCTCAGCCCTCGTTCGCTGCGGACAGTTGCTCGGCGGTCGCGCTGAGCAGATCGTTCCACGCGTCCTCGAACTTGCTGACGCCCTCGTCCTCGAGAACCTTGAAGACGTCGGCGACGTCGACGCCCACCGCCGAGATCTTGTCGAAGATCTCCTGCGACTCGGCGGCGAGACCGATGATGGACCCGGTGTTGACCCAGCCGTGGTCGGCGAAGGCGTCCATCGTCTTGCCGGGCATCGTGTTGACCGTGTTCGGCGCGACGAGCTCGCTCACGTACAGCGTGTCCGGGTAGTCCGGGTTCTTCACACCCGTCGACGCCCAGAGTGCGCGCTGGGGCCGCGCGCCCTTGGCAAGGAGGTCGGGGAAGCGGGACTCGACCTCGAAGACCTGCTGGTAGGCCGAGTAGGCGAGGCGGGCGTTGGCCAGTGCGGCCTTGCCCTTCAGTTCCACGGCCTCCGGGGTTCCGATGGCGTCGAGCCGCTTGTCGATCTCGGTGTCCACGCGCGACACGAAGAACGACGCGACGGAGTGGATGCGCGACAGGTCATGGCCTGCCTGGGCGGCGGCGTCGAGGCCGTCGAGGTAGGCGTCGATGACCTTCTCGTAGCGCTCGACCGAGAAGATCAGCGTGACGTTCACGCTGATGCCCTCGGCGATCACCTTGGCGATGGCCGGCAGGCCCGCCTCGGTGGCCGGGATCTTGATGAGCAGGTTCGGCCGGTCGACGATCTTCCACAGCTCGACGGCCTGGGCCACCGTGGCGTCGGTGTCGTGGGCCAGGCGCGGGTCGACCTCGATCGAGACCCGGCCGTCGACGCCGTCGGTCGCCTCGAAGGTCGGGGCGAGGACGTCACAGGCGTTGCGGACGTCGTCGGTGGTGACCGTCCGGATGGTGGCGTCGACATCGGCGCCCCGTGCGGCCAGCTCGTTGACCTGATCGTCGTAGGCGTTGCCCTTGGACAGCGCGGCCTGGAAGATCGACGGGTTGGTGGTCACCCCGACGACCGACTTGGTCGCGATCAGGTCTGCGAGGTCGCCGGAGCTGATCAGGTCCCGGGACAGGTCGTCCAGCCACACCGAGACTCCGGCAGCGGACAGTTCGGCGAGCTTCTCGTTCTGGGTCACGATTCTCTCCTCATGGGGTTGGCTTGTCAGCCGGTGTTGTCTACGGCTTTGTCAGCCGGCGACGACGCGCTCGGCGGCCGCGGTCACGGCCTCGGCGGTGATACCGAACTTGGTGAACAGCACCTTGTAGTCGGCGGAGGCACCGAAGTGCTCGATCGAGACGATCTCGCCACCGGCGCCGACGATGCGGTACCACGGCATCGCGATACCGGCTTCGACGGCGACGCGCGGGACCGACGGCGGCAGCACGTCGTCCCGGTAGCCCTGCGGCTGTTCGTCGAACCACTCGACGCAGGGCATCGAGACGACACGCGCCTTGATTCCCTTCTCCGCCAACGCCTTCTGCGCGTCGACGGCCAGGTGGACCTCGGAACCGGTGCCGATGAGCACGACCTGCGGGTCACCCTCGGAGTCGCTCAGGACATACCCGCCGTTGGCAACGCCCTGCGCCGAGGTGCCCTCGAGGATCGGGATGTTCTGCCGGGTGAGTGCCAGGCCGACCGGATGGTTGCGTCGCGTCAGCAGGTGCTGCCATGCGAACGCCGTCTCGTTGGCGTCGCCGGGGCGCACCACATCGAGATTCGGGATCGCACGCAGCGCGGCGAGGTGTTCGATCGGCTGGTGGGTCGGGCCGTCCTCGCCGAGACCGATCGAGTCGTGGGTCCAGACGTAGATCGGGTCGATCTCCATCAGGGCGGCGAGCCGGACCGCGGGACGCATGTAATCGGCGAACTGCAGGAACGTGCCGCCGTAGGCGCGGGTGGGACCGTGCAAGACGATGCCCGACAGGATCGAGCCCATCGCGTGC belongs to Gordonia sp. KTR9 and includes:
- the pgl gene encoding 6-phosphogluconolactonase — its product is MTTETLVFDSKQELVETAATRFVDLVTRAQAERGVASVVLTGGSNGIGLLSALAADSGTIDWSKVDIYWGDDRFVPADDPERNSGQAREALLDKVPVDPSRVFPMAPSDGPLGDDIEAAAADYAAILAGRSSDGVAPDFDLHLLGMGGEGHVNSLFPHTAATAETTKSVVAVEDSPKPPPRRITLTLPVVNRSRQVWFLVAGADKSEAVGAAHRGADPADWPAAGARGTEETIWFLDDAAAADLK
- a CDS encoding glucose-6-phosphate dehydrogenase assembly protein OpcA, which encodes MIVELPDTSTGKVAKKIIEVRAAGGALSLGRVLTLVVCVELGEPMEGAIEAAVGASREHPSRVIVVYRGVREGDSRLDAQIRVGGDAGASEVVVLSLQGELADHPHSVVTPFLLPDTPVVTWWPGKGPVRPADDPLGRLGHRRIVDASKADDSLAVLAQRLETYSPGDTDLAWTHVTHWRAILASAFDRPPHTPVTEVQVTGAQNSPSVDLLAGWLRSTLRVPTRRRRGSFEIRLFRDDGPTILAVDEENNAVLSMPGKPDGRVAMGRRELPACIAEELRRLDTDEVYVEALKGVPEVEFADDAEGVAAR
- the zwf gene encoding glucose-6-phosphate dehydrogenase, producing MAGGEQSVGSGSWTNPLRDPQDKRLPRIAGPCSLVIFGVTGDLARKKLMPAVYDLANRGLLPPSFALVGFARRDWTDEDFGAIVHDAVREHARTGFREEVWERLAEGFRFVQGAFDDDAAFDRLRDTLKSLDVERGTDGNHAFYLSIPPKAFPTVCEQLERSGLAAPTGDSWRRVVIEKPFGHDLESARELNAIVNNVFPESSVFRIDHYLGKETVQNILALRFANQLFDPLWSSHYVDHVQITMAEDIGLGGRAGYYDGIGAARDVIQNHLMQLMALVAMEEPISFEPKQLQAEKIKVLAATRNVLPIDENTARGQYGPGWQGSEKVPGLKDEDGFAKDSTTETFAAIALEVDSRRWAGVPFYLRTGKRLGRRVTEIALVFKRAPHLPFDQTMTEELSQNALVIRVQPDEGITLRFGSKVPGSSMEVRDVNMDFSYGTAFTEASPEAYERLILDVLLGEPSLFPVNEEVELSWRILDPVLEHWAASGSPDTYESGTWGPPSAEEMMARTGRAWRRP
- the tal gene encoding transaldolase is translated as MTQNEKLAELSAAGVSVWLDDLSRDLISSGDLADLIATKSVVGVTTNPSIFQAALSKGNAYDDQVNELAARGADVDATIRTVTTDDVRNACDVLAPTFEATDGVDGRVSIEVDPRLAHDTDATVAQAVELWKIVDRPNLLIKIPATEAGLPAIAKVIAEGISVNVTLIFSVERYEKVIDAYLDGLDAAAQAGHDLSRIHSVASFFVSRVDTEIDKRLDAIGTPEAVELKGKAALANARLAYSAYQQVFEVESRFPDLLAKGARPQRALWASTGVKNPDYPDTLYVSELVAPNTVNTMPGKTMDAFADHGWVNTGSIIGLAAESQEIFDKISAVGVDVADVFKVLEDEGVSKFEDAWNDLLSATAEQLSAANEG